The proteins below come from a single Vitis vinifera cultivar Pinot Noir 40024 chromosome 9, ASM3070453v1 genomic window:
- the LOC104880293 gene encoding proline-rich receptor-like protein kinase PERK10: MPHARTASPAIIIDDDDSDSPPPSPLLNPQASPSVTPHPRTASPAIIIDDDDSDSPPPPPLLNPQASGSVMPHARTASSAIIIDDDDSDSPPPPPLLNPQASASVTPHAKTSSPAIIIDDDDSDSPPPSPLLNPQASASARPHARTASPAIIIDDDDSDSPPPLLNPQASASVTPHARTASSAIINDDDDSDSPPPSHLLNPQASASVTPHARTASPAIINDDDDFDPPPPPLLNPQASSSVAPRASTASPTIITDDDNPDGSENEKDAIWYTTMIFEALSTMNNSAGCSISEIANSIEKRHVVPENFRESLSSKLTNLVSMEKLEMDQNCFKIKKVSGPSQSESYNQTLEEAAVDAARIIVEAKHKEILAAVAVELERVERMAEENEAIPKQPEDIDEQSSSLTLKTK; the protein is encoded by the exons ATGCCACATGCCAGGACTGCATCACCGGCAATCATCATTGACGATGATGATTCCGATTCTCCTCCTCCTTCGCCGCTACTTAATCCTCAAGCTTCACCTTCTGTGACGCCACATCCCAGGACTGCATCACCGGCAATCATCATCGATGATGATGATTCCgattctcctcctcctcctccgcTCCTTAATCCTCAAGCTTCAGGTTCTGTGATGCCACATGCCAGGACTGCATCATCGGCAATCATCATCGATGATGATGATTCCgattctcctcctcctcctccactcCTTAATCCTCAAGCTTCAGCTTCTGTGACGCCACATGCCAAGACTTCATCACCGGCAATCATCATCGACGATGATGATTCTGATTCTCCTCCTCCTTCGCCGCTACTTAATCCTCAAGCTTCAGCTTCTGCGAGGCCACATGCCAGGACTGCATCACCGGCAATCATCATCGACGATGATGATTCCGATTCTCCTCCTCCACTCCTTAATCCTCAAGCTTCAGCTTCTGTGACGCCACATGCCAGGACTGCATCATCGGCAATCatcaatgatgatgatgattctgATTCTCCTCCTCCTTCGCATCTACTTAATCCTCAAGCTTCAGCTTCTGTGACGCCACATGCCAGGACTGCATCACCGGCAATCATCAATGACGATGATGATTTCGATCCTCCTCCCCCTCCGCTCCTTAATCCTCAAGCTTCATCTTCTGTGGCGCCACGTGCCAGTACTGCATCACCGACAATCATCACCGACGATGATAATCCCGATGGCTCCGAAAATGAGAAAGATGCTATCTG GTACACTACCATGATTTTTGAAGCTCTATCGACCATGAACAATTCGGCGGGATGTAGTATCAGTGAAATCGCTAACTCTATCGAG AAAAGGCATGTGGTGCCTGAGAATTTCAGGGAGTCGCTGAGCTCAAAATTGACAAACCTTGTTTCGATGGAGAAGCTTGAAATG GACCAAAACTGCTTCAAGATAAAGAAGGTTTCGGGTCCGAGTCAGTCAGAGTCGTATAATCAGACATTGGAAGAAGCTGCTGTGGATGCTGCCAGGATAATTGTCGAAGCAAAACACAAGGAAATTCTAGCAGCTGTGGCGGTTGAGTTAGAGAGAGTCGAAAGGATGGCAGAAGAAAATGAGGCAATTCCGAAGCAGCCAGAGGACATCGATGAACAAA GTTCTTCTTTAACTCTGAAGACCAAATAA
- the LOC132254351 gene encoding secreted RxLR effector protein 161-like has protein sequence MEEDELICRGHILNALSDRLYDLYTNTYSTRKIWEALENKYKAEEEVSKLSRFISNPSVEHWKAIGRVLGYLKNTKELSLQYSKFPAILEGYSDASWISSVGDNLSTTGWVFTLGGGAVSWGSKKQTCISHSTMEAELIALAATGKEAEWLRDLMMDIPFTANNVSTVLIHCDSQATLARAYSGVYNGKSRHISIRHEYVR, from the exons ATGGAAGAGGATGAGCTCATATGTAGGGGTCATATTTTGAACGCCTTATCTGATAGGCTATATGATCTCTACACCAACACCTATTCCACGAGGAAGATTTGGGAGGCTCTTGAAAACAAGTACAAAGCCGAGGAAGAAG TTAGTAAACTAAGTAGGTTTATTAGCAATCCAAGCGTGGAACATTGGAAAGCTATTGGTAGAGTTCTTGGTTACCTAAAGAATACCAAAGAACTAAGCctccaatattcaaagtttcCTGCTATACTTGAAGGATATTCAGATGCAAGCTGGATATCGAGTGTGGGAGATAATTTATCTACCACAGGTTGGGTGTTTACACTTGGTGGTGGGGCTGTCTCTTGGGGATCCAAGAAACAGACTTGTATATCACACTCAACCATGGAGGCAGAGTTAATAGCTCTAGCTGCAACTGGAAAAGAAGCTGAGTGGCTTAGGGATCTCATGATGGATATCCCTTTTACTGCAAATAATGTGTCAACAGTGTTGATACATTGTGACAGTCAAGCCACTCTAGCTCGTGCGTACAGTGGAGTGTACAATGGGAAGTCTAGACATATAAGCATTAGACATGAGTATGTGAGATAA
- the LOC100251405 gene encoding dihydrolipoyllysine-residue acetyltransferase component 2 of pyruvate dehydrogenase complex, mitochondrial: protein MTYTSRVFNHSKKLRNAPNLLRQEHSTLVRWFSNKARPFSSKGDDILKIPGERYRDCNSPSTASFSHTYRAINTDTITSLGIFEGNVSRTAMKMGIPVTGSLLSKGFSGSCMHLRRGFSSDSGLPAHQKIGMPSLSPTMTEGNIARWLKKEGDKISPGEVLCEVETDKATVEMECMEEGYLAKIIQGDGAKEIKVGEVIAITVEEEEDIAKFKDYKPSPSDAAAESKGSSDSTPPKKEEVKEEPTSSPEPKSSKASAAPSTEGRIFASPLARKLAEEHNVPLSSIKGTGTGGSIVKADIEDYLASRGKEGSLTAPKVTDTMALDYTDLPHSQIRKITASRLLLSKQTIPHYYLTVDTCVDKLMDLRSQLNSIQEASGGKRISINDLVIKAAALALRKVPQCNSSWTNDYIRQYHNVNINVAVQTDNGLFVPVIKDADKKGLSKISEEVKQLAQKAKENNLKPVDYEGGTFTVSNLGGPFGIKQFCAIINPPQSGILAIGSADKRVVPGTGPDEFKFASFMSVTLSCDHRVIDGAIGAEWLKAFKSYIENPESMLL, encoded by the exons ATGACCTACACATCTCGCGTGTTCAATCATTCCAAAAAG CTAAGAAATGCTCCCAACTTACTACGGCAGGAGCATTCCACTTTGGTCCGTTGGTTTTCTAACAAGGCTCGTCCCTTCAGCAGCAAAGGAGATG ATATTCTGAAGATACCTGGAGAAAGATATCGGGATTGTAACTCTCCGAGCACTGCCAGCTTCAGTCACACTTATAGAGCAATAAATACTGATACG ATAACATCGTTAGGAATATTCGAGGGCAATGTTTCAAGGACAGCAATGAAAATGGGAATTCCAGTGACTGGTTCTCTGTTGAGCAAAGGTTTTTCAGG TTCATGCATGCATCTAAGAAGAGGTTTTTCATCAGATTCAG GTCTTCCTGCACATCAAAAGATTGGAATGCCTTCTCTTTCTCCTACAATGACTGAG GGTAACATTGCGAGGTGGTTGAAGAAAGAGGGTGATAAAATCTCTCCTGGTGAAGTGCTCTGTGAAGTTGAGACT GATAAAGCAACAGTTGAGATGGAATGCATGGAAGAAGGATACCTTGCTAAGATAATTCAAGGAGATGGGGCAAAAGAAATTAAAGTTGGTGAG GTGATTGCTATAACTGTGGAGGAAGAGGAAGACATTGCAAAATTCAAGGATTATAAACCTTCCCCATCAGATGCTGCAGCGGAAAGCAAAGGATCATCTGATTCTACCCCACCAAAAAAAGAAGAGGTAAAAGAGGAACCTACCAGTTCTCCAGAGCCAAAGAGTTCTAAGGCTAGTGCAGCTCCTTCAACAGAAGGTCGCATTTTTGCTAGTCCTCTTGCAAGAAAACTGGCTGAAGAACACAAT GTACCTCTTTCAAGCATCAAAGGAACGGGTACTGGTGGAAGCATTGTGAAGGCTGATATTGAAGATTACTTgg CTTCTCGTGGGAAGGAAGGTTCACTAACAGCTCCTAAGGTCACCGATACAATGGCATTAGATTACACGGACCTCCCTCATTCTCAGATAAGAAAG ATCACAGCTTCACGCCTATTATTATCGAAGCAGACTATTCCCCATTATTATTTGACAGTGGATACATGTGTTGACAAACTTATGGA tTTGCGAAGCCAACTCAATTCAATACAAGAAGCTTCTGGTGGCAAGCGGATATCCATCAATGATCTTGTAATTAAG GCTGCTGCTTTGGCTCTTCGAAAAGTTCCTCAATGCAATAGTTCATGGACCAATGACTATATTCGTCA GTACCACAATGTGAATATCAATGTTGCTGTGCAGACGGATAATGGACTCTTTGTCCCCGTCATCAAG GACGCAGACAAGAAAGGTCTGTCCAAGATTTCTGAAGAGGTCAAGCAGTTGGCCCAGAAAGCCAAGGAGAACAACTTGAAGCCCGTAGATTATGAG GGAGGGACATTTACTGTGTCTAATCTGGGAGGACCCTTTGGTATCAAGCAATTCTGTGCCATCATCAATCCTCCTCAGTCAGGCATTCTAGCCATTGGGTCTG CCGACAAGAGGGTTGTACCTGGCACAGGCCCTGATGAATTCAAGTTTGCCTCCTTCATGTCAGTGACACTAAGCTGTGATCATCGTGTCATTGATG GTGCAATTGGTGCAGAATGGCTGAAGGCGTTCAAATCCTATATCGAGAACCCAGAATCAATGTTGCTGTAG